The sequence below is a genomic window from Labilibaculum sp. DW002.
TATCCGATAAGAAGAGCTTTAGTATTTTGATTTAAAATAATCCTGTTAATTTTGCAGTTCAATTGAAAGAGGCATCATTACTATGGAATTAAAAAGACTTAATAAAGCAATTGCAGAAACAGGTTACTGTTCTAGAAGAGAAGCAGACAAGTTGATCGAAAGTGGAAGGGTAAAAGTAAACGGTACAACTGCAGGCTTGGGAGTTAAAGTTTCAAGTGAAGATGTTATAAAGGTAAAAGGAAAGACCATTACCAAGACGGTTGGAAATATTTATTTAGCTTTTAATAAGCCAATAGGAATAACCTGCACAACCGATACTCATATTGAAGGAAATATTATTTCTTACCTTAATTATCCTGAACGAATTTTTCCAATTGGACGATTGGATAAACCTAGTGAAGGTCTTATTTTTTTAACCAATGATGGAGATATCGTGAATAAAATTCTTCGTTCACGTAACAATCACGAAAAAGAATACATTGTACGCGTAAACAAAAGGATTACTGCTGATTTCATTCGAAAAATGTCAAATGGTATTCCAATTTTAGATACCGTAACCAAAAAATGTAAAGTTTGGAAAATTAGTGACTTTACATTTAAAATAGTCCTTACTCAAGGGCTAAATAGACAGATTCGTAGAATGTGTGAATATTTGGATTACGATGTAAGAACATTGAAACGCTTAAGGATTATGAATATTTCTTTAGGTGATTTAAAAGTTGGTAGTTACCGTTCTTTTTCCAAAATAGAATTACAAGAGCTTCTAAATTTATGCGAAGATTCTGCTAAAACTTTTGATGAGTTGTAGCCAGAAAATTACCTTTTTTAATTAGAT
It includes:
- a CDS encoding pseudouridine synthase, giving the protein MELKRLNKAIAETGYCSRREADKLIESGRVKVNGTTAGLGVKVSSEDVIKVKGKTITKTVGNIYLAFNKPIGITCTTDTHIEGNIISYLNYPERIFPIGRLDKPSEGLIFLTNDGDIVNKILRSRNNHEKEYIVRVNKRITADFIRKMSNGIPILDTVTKKCKVWKISDFTFKIVLTQGLNRQIRRMCEYLDYDVRTLKRLRIMNISLGDLKVGSYRSFSKIELQELLNLCEDSAKTFDEL